From Micromonas commoda chromosome 15, complete sequence, one genomic window encodes:
- a CDS encoding predicted protein, with the protein MSSRAHVTGDAKANVGTAGKGMTTNDRAAREILRRMFSVEHKMGLQAWWMKILLLPDQNARVTRLAYTLELYAVISGLVLFFVADFVDVDADGVLGKISTIFAVFSVLNLLSVIACCLSLGFGVVTTTGPAEVVLLLQPLGLEFIQIVFGTFCGLIAFALKLADQTDGIVLYGSMSMAALFLPYVFGQTSWYVISLDPLEQRHQWFWFKSAFGPLYMLAHVRFGPNKPHAEEMLEQYLAQMPEDVRALALGEEGAA; encoded by the coding sequence ATGTCGAGTCGCGCGCACGTCACGGGTGACGCGAAGGCGAATGTGGGGACAGCTGGGAAGGggatgacgacgaacgaccgcgccgcgcgggaaaTCCTCCGGCGCATGTTCTCCGTCGAGCATAAGATGGGGCTCCAAGCGTGGTGGATGAAGATTCTATTGCTGCCCGACCAGAATGCCCGGGTCACGCGGCTGGCGTACACGCTGGAGCTTTATGCCGTGATCTCGGGTCTCGTACTGTTCTTCGTGGCGGACTTCGTTgatgtcgacgccgacggcgttcTCGGGAAAATAAGCACGATCTTCGCCGTCTTCAGCGTCTTGAACTTGCTAAGCGTCATCGCATGTTGCCTTTCTCTGGGCTTCGGGGTAGTGACCACGACCGGTCCGGCCGAAGTTGTGCTCCTGTTACAACCGCTCGGGCTAGAATTCATACAGATTGTGTTCGGGACCTTTTGCGGACTGATCGCGTTTGCACTTAAGCTGGCGGACCAGACCGATGGGATAGTTCTGTATGGCTCAATGTCGATGGCAGCGCTTTTCCTCCCATACGTATTTGGCCAGACTAGCTGGTACGTCATCTCGCTCGATCCCCTGGAGCAACGGCATCAGTGGTTTTGGTTCAAAAGTGCGTTCGGACCCTTATATATGCTCGCGCACGTCCGGTTCGGACCGAACAAGCcgcacgcggaggagatgCTGGAGCAGTACCTCGCGCAGATGCCCGAGGACGtcagggcgctcgcgctgggcgAAGAGGGAGCGGCGTGA
- a CDS encoding predicted protein, which translates to MGGGRSRHRAPLLGTAAVLASDDQSPPLEPPGREAMTSENLRAWIAANDAPNVELVRCPANTPDVQSSADALGVAVDRIVKSIVLCCDGAFAVCVTNGTARVDHKKIARRLGVANKRVRLATRDETLVHAGFAPGTVPPFGHRVALPTFVAIDLTTSFDPDAYVYGGGGCVDVEVRCTVRDLLRLTNGTVMDVKRDDDVRVNKGAQLDGSTQLDGTAGSNVDATGDDARVLPLDPALDERVGPARLPIAKRVADVMGRSPEMESEVDGESDEIMSNVDGELREDVRSLAMPAWPAPRPREDDPTAPRAIETAAEVLRVRRVARFLAFATLRPLAPLRVLESDETNGLNPNSDAPAQARAGDTKRHALSLPAGTELQLIAGRTLLERVPGGEAAAESTLRGLRPGAVVRVTGRLQANPRPLTVDVVASTVDFVEGNEAVGMLARATTVTTVTTTSIGDPTRVMPPASPGVTHTAWSRSKRLDKKREKKRLEAEAKAGLGPDTDDRYDDRYDDADGRRELLRGLRVGERVGKMRKFPPLGSGRVTWVDDASGIGTMRTAVLDPSTRRRDDRYDDRYDDRYDDDDGAAPDAPWVVGLDAEWRPHKHSPVALLQVATRREAFLVDVASLMRRDEGGDRYDRYDDRYDANAEAFDAFLRDLLDAPDVVRLGFGFEYDLSRLRRGYAGRLSSLERRRENANDEDTDERRVNEFGETGHALGTRIVDVKALALCAFPDKQKLTRVGLATLVASVLGAYVDKTEQCSDWERRPLTTDQVDYAAADAHVLTVLFDRCFNHAPAAVAEALADPAAPLARAPGRTEGADERTRSRAGGGKSRRDEESRRRGGRVPGSNPTFVAPLGPPPRPDEVPSMVGDVFEGRKQVAAAFGGGEGGERSGRGGGADECGDFLALFVNVGRTNRRYANEFWVEEVPGSNPTSRGVVMSWFPGGGGLREIASALVEAPSEEGVAEGSEKSVSAVKTPLLFLRPAKGAYTCVGRLAPVRTRVSGEGGARVDFHLVDAPVLRERDPEAFSRLVDVGPEGFS; encoded by the coding sequence ATGGGCGGAGGCCGGTCCAGGCATCGCGCGCCCCTtctcggcaccgccgcggtgctcgcctcggacgaccagtcaccgccccTCGAACCCCCCGGGAGGgaggcgatgacgtcggAAAACCTTCGCGCGTGGATCGCCGCCAACGACGCACCGAACGTGGAGCTCGTGCGGTGCCCGGCGAACACCCCGGACGTCCAGtccagcgccgacgcgctgggagtcgccgtcgaccgGATTGTGAAGAGCATCGTCCTGTGCTGCgacggcgccttcgccgtgTGCGTCACCAACGgaaccgcgcgcgtggaccaCAAGAagatcgcgcgtcgcctcggcgtcgccaacaagcgcgtccgcctggcgacgcgcgacgagacGCTCGTGCACGCCGGATTCGCCCCGGGAACAGTCCCGCCCTtcggccatcgcgtcgcgctcccaACATTCGTGGCGATCGACTTGACCACGTCGTTCGACCCGGACGCTTACgtgtacggcggcggcgggtgcgtcgacgtggaggtTCGGTGCACGGTGAGGGACCTGCTCAGGCTCACGAACGGGACGGTCATGGACGTCaagagggacgacgacgtgcgtgTGAACAAaggcgcacagctggacggGAGTACACAGCTGGACGGGACAGCGGGATcaaacgtcgacgcgactggcgacgacgcgcgggtgctCCCACTCGATCCCGCGCtggacgaacgcgtcggcccGGCGCGGCTCCCCATCGccaagcgcgtcgccgacgtgaTGGGCCGGTCGCCGGAGATGGAGAGCGAAGTCGACGGCGAGTCCGATGAGATTATGAGCAACGTCGATGGAGAGCTCCGCGAAGACGTTCGATCGTTGGCCATGCCCGCgtggccggcgccgcggccgcgcgaggacgacccgaCCGCCCCGAGGGCGatcgagacggcggcggaggtttTGCGGGTTCGAAGGGTCGCGCGTTTCctggcgttcgcgacgcttcggcccctcgcgccgcttcgCGTCCTCGAGTCCGATGAGACAAATGGGTTAAACCCAAACTCTGACGCGCCCGCCCAGGCCCGGGCGGGGGATACGAAGCGTCACGCGCTGTCGCTGCCCGCCGGGACGGAGCTGCAGCTCATCGCCGGCAGGACGCTGCTGGAGCGCGTACCCGGGggcgaggccgcggcggagtcgaCGCTGCGAGGTCTTcggcccggcgcggtggtgcgGGTGACCGGTCGGTTGCAGGCGAACCCGCGGCCGCtcaccgtcgacgtcgtggcgtCGACGGTGGATTTCGTGGAGGGGAACGAGGCCGTGGGGATgctggcgcgggcgacgaccgttacgaccgttacgacgacctCGATCGGCGACCCAACACGCGTGatgccccccgcgtcccccggcgTGACCCACACCGCGTGGTCCAGGAGCAAACGGTTGGACAAGAAACGCGAGAAGAAGCGATTGGAGGCGGAGGCAAAGGCGGGTTTAGGTCCGGATAccgacgaccgttacgacgaccgttacgacgacgcggacggaaGGCGCGAGCTGTTGCGGGggcttcgcgtcggcgagcgcgtgggtAAGATGCGTAAGTTTCCGCCGTTGGGATCGGGAAGGGTGACGTGGGTagacgacgcgtcgggaaTCGGCACGATGCGAACCGCCGTGCTGGACCCTTCGACCCGGAGAcgcgacgaccgttacgacgaccgttacgacgaccgttacgacgacgacgacggcgcggcgcccgacgcgccgtggGTGGTGGGTCTGGACGCGGAGTGGCGTCCGCACAAGCACTCGCCGGTGGCGCTGCTGCaggtggcgacgcgacgcgaggcgttTCTCGTGGACGTGGCGTCGCTgatgcgacgcgacgaaggcggcgaccgttacgaccgttacgacgaccgttacgacgcgaacgcggaggcgttcgacgcgttcctccgcgACCTGCTCGACGCCCCagacgtcgtccgcctcggcttcGGGTTCGAGTACGATCTCTCGAGGCTTCGAAGGGGCTACGCCGGTCGCCTGTCGTCGCTGGAGCGAAGACGGGAAAACGCAAACGACGAAGACACGGACGAGCGCCGGGTGAACGAATTCGGCGAGACCGGTCACGCGCTCGGAACGcgcatcgtcgacgtcaaggcgctcgcgctgtgCGCGTTCCCGGATAAGCAGAAGCTCACCCGGGTGGGTCTCGccaccctcgtcgcgtccgtgctGGGCGCTTACGTGGACAAGACGGAGCAGTGCTCGGACTGGGAGCGGAGACCGCTGACGACGGATCAGGTGGAttacgccgcggcggatgcgcacGTGCTCACCGTGCTCTTCGACAGGTGCTTTAAccacgcgccggcggcggtggcggaggcgctcgcggatccGGCCGCCCcactcgcgagggcgcccggCCGAACGGAAGGAGCGGACGAGCGGACGAGATcgagggcgggcggggggaaGAGTagacgcgacgaggagagccgccgccgcgggggtcgggtcccgggttcgaatccaacgttcgtcgcgccgttggggccgccgccgcgccccgacgAGGTTCCCTCGATGGTCGGGGACGTGTTCGAGGGGCGGAagcaggtggcggcggcgtttgggggcggagaaggcggcgaaagaagcggccggggcggcggcgccgacgagtgCGGCGACTTTCTCGCGCTCTTTGTCAACGTGGGGCGAACGAACCGGCGGTACGCGAACGAGTTCTGGGTCGAGGAGGTCCCGGGTTCGAATCCCacgtcgcgcggggtcgtGATGTCGTGGttcccgggcggcggcggcctgaGGGagatcgcgtccgcgctcgtggaAGCCCCGAgtgaggagggcgtcgccgagggatcCGAAAAGTCAGTCTCGGCCGTGAAAACTCCTCTGCTGTTTCTGCGGCCCGCCAAGGGAGCGTACACGTGCGTCGGGCGGTTGGCGCCGGTGCGAACGCGCGTgagcggcgaggggggcgcgcgggtggactTTCACCTGGTGGACGCGCCCGTGCTGAGGGAGAGGGATCCCGAGGCGTTTTCGAggctcgtggacgtcggcCCGGAAGGTTTCTCCTAG
- a CDS encoding predicted protein — MSSLSLACAPTPLARRRLSRAETRAPAVRAASARGTIDDDTSASSDTPTAAAPVGRRSSLLAAATAMTTSAMTSFAPVPPRSFAASADAFGTTTNMRALAKAFEEAMAAGADYDAADRAWTKAIELAPLNSAAWSNRGTKRLQAGRWADARADLERSVELSPDQNNPDPLTLNNLGNAEGALGNWDAAMADYLEASKDPSREMESIALANLALAKFQVNDVDGSLRVARTILRRDPEFWDVRALATAALWASGRETDAEAEWQALCRSGRGFGAPVSAENARDGRGGIEGDVAYAARLLEQQVAQQAAVVRGTIGADGARRDGREFGGNGGGGGGGGMGENAPCRMYESTAIVAPRWPPRCTAALDAFLKVARVGEALDYDGVVKRYEF; from the exons atgTCGTCCCTCtcgctcgcgtgcgcgccgacgcctctcgcgcgccgacgcctctcgcgcgccgagacgcgcgcgccagccgtgcgagccgcgtccgcccgcgGCACCATCGATGACGACACGAGCGCTTCATCGGACACTCCCACCGCGGCCGCACCCGTCGGCAGGAGGTCGTCGCtgctggccgccgcgacggcgatgacgacctcggcgatgacgtcgttcgcgccggtaccgccgcgctccttcgcggcgagcgccgacgcgtttgggacgacgacgaacatgcgcgcgctcgcgaaggcgttcgaggaggccatggccgcgggcgccgactacgacgccgcggatcgcgcgTGGACCAAGGccatcgagctcgcgccgctcaactcggcggcgtggtccaACCGCGGCACTAAGCGCCTGCAAGCCGGCCGAtgggcggacgcgagggcggaccTCGAGCGATCGGTCGAGCTCTCCCCGGACCAAAACAACCCGGATCCGCTGACGCTCAACAACCTCGGcaacgcggagggcgcgctcggcaaCTGGGACGCAGCCATGGCCGACTACCTCGAGGCGAGCAAGGATCCGAGCCGCGAGATGGAGagcatcgccctcgccaacctcgcgctcgccaagttCCAGGTgaacgacgtcgacggatcGCTGAGGGTGGCGAGGACCATCCTTCGACGCGATCCGGAATTTTGGGACGTTCGCGCGctggccacggcggcgctgtGGGCGTCCGGGCGCGagaccgacgccgaggcggagtgGCAAGCGCTGTGCCGAAGCGGCCGGGGgttcggcgcgccggtgtccgcggagaacgcgagggacgggcgcggggggatcgaaggcgacgtcgcgtacgcggcgcggtTACTGGAGCAGCAG GTGGCGCAGCAAGCCGCGGTGGTTCGCGGgacgatcggcgcggacggcgcgcggagggacggacgcgagttcggcgggaacgggggcggcggcggcgggggcgggatgGGGGAAAATGCCCCGTGTCGAATGTACGAGTCcacggcgatcgtcgcgccgcggtggccgccgagatgcaccgcggcgctggacgcgttTTTGAAAGTggcgcgggtcggggaggcgctcgactacgacggcgtcgtgaaGCGGTACGAGTTTTGA
- a CDS encoding dead-box ATP-dependent RNA helicase (Has WW, DEAD and Helicase domains; The WW domain is a protein module with two highly conserved tryptophans that binds proline-rich peptide motifs in vitro; The DEAD box helicases are involved in various aspects of RNA metabolism, including nuclear transcription, pre mRNA splicing, ribosome biogenesis, nucleocytoplasmic transport, translation, RNA decay and organellar gene expression) translates to MVQGTVSSAGLPAPWQEVHAEGLTYYWNTETNVTQYERPVAGQASKPAIDYSYLGGATEGGALGNNEAGGEEEYNAPPPDAYKRGGGLGVTDLNYQTTEDGAEYRRRNEITVKAPHGIVVPDAMQRFTDWEWPRELMDAVDRAGYKSPTPIQAQSWPIALQGYDLISVAKTGSGKTVGYLFPGIMHIRGRQGPSFPRPVGPTVTVLAPTRELATQIQDETAKFGRAIGMYSVCLYGGAPKGHQLRELRHGPQIAIATPGRLNDFLESGAVNLGSSTYVVLDEADRMLDMGFEPQIRKILQRAPAQRQTLFFTATWPRAVVRVATAILTNPIQVNIGDTDTLVANKDITQVVEVCGGFQKQQRLMEVLRNPPTQPLKAIVFCGTKKMCDQIGRSMGGMGAVIHGDKEQRERDWILNQFRSGRVPVLVATDVAARGLDIKEVNMVVNFDFPNQIEDYVHRIGRTGRAGNKGWAHSFIEPGEGNMARKLIPILRDAGQDVPAELDDMARRGGGSGKPSRGRGGGRGGGFRGGGGGYGADRGGFRGGGGGYGGGGGYGGGGGYGGGGGGYSNGGGYGGGY, encoded by the coding sequence ATGGTGCAGGGCACCGTGAGCAGCGCGGGgctccccgcgccgtggCAGGAGGTTCACGCCGAGGGACTCACGTACTACTGGAACACCGAGACGAACGTGACGCAGTACGAACGTCCCGTCGCAGGTCAGGCGTCCAAGCCCGCGATCGATTACTcgtacctcggcggcgccaccgagggcggcgcgctgggaAACAACgaggccggcggcgaggaggagtacaacgcgccgccgcccgacgcgtacaagcgcggcggcggcctcggcgtcaccGATCTCAACTACCAGACCACCGAAGACGGAGCCGAGTACCGTCGGCGCAACGAGATCACCGTCAAGGCGCCGCACGGCATCGTCGTTCCGGACGCCATGCAGCGCTTCACCGACTGGGAATGGCCGCGAGAGCTcatggacgccgtcgacagGGCCGGGTACAAGTCCCCGACCCCGATCCAAGCCCAGTCGTGGCCAATCGCGCTGCAGGGATACGACCTCATCTCCGTCGCAAAGACGGGATCGGGCAAGACGGTGGGATACCTCTTCCCGGGGATCATGCACATCCGCGGCAGGCAGGGGCCCTCGTTCCCGCGGCCCGTCGGGCCCACCgtcaccgtcctcgccccgacgcgcgagctcgccacgCAGATCCAGGACGAGACGGCAAAGTTCGGCCGAGCCATCGGCATGTATTCCGTGTGCCTgtacggcggcgcgcccaagGGGCACCAGCTCCGGGAACTCCGCCACGGACCGCAGATCGCCATCGCAACCCCGGGAAGGCTCAACGACTTTCTCGAGTCCGGCGCCGTCAACCTCGGCTCGTCCACGTACGtggtgctcgacgaggcggaccgGATGCTGGACATGGGCTTCGAGCCGCAGATTCGAAAGATCCTGCAGAGGGCGCCCGCGCAACGACAGACGCTGTTTTTCACCGCGACGTGGCCACGGGCGGtggtgcgcgtcgcgaccgccatCCTCACCAACCCCATCCAGGTCAACATCGGCGACACCGACACCCTCGTCGCCAACAAGGACATCACGCAAGTCGTGGAGGTGTGCGGCGGGTTCCAGAAGCAGCAGCGCCTGATGGAGGTGCTTCGCAACCCGCCCACGCAGCCGCTCAAGGCGATCGTGTTCTGCGGCACCAAGAAGATGTGCGACCAGATTGGGCGAAgcatgggcggcatgggcgcGGTGATCCACGGCGACaaggagcagcgcgagcgagacTGGATCCTCAACCAGTTTCGATCCggtcgcgtccccgtcctcgtcgccaccgacgtcgccgcgcgaggtctCGACATCAAGGAAGTGAACATGGTCGTCAACTTTGACTTTCCCAACCAGATCGAGGATTACGTCCACCGCATCGGcaggacggggcgcgcggggaacaAGGGGTGGGCGCACTCGTTCATCGAGCCGGGTGAGGGTAACATGGCGCGCAAGCTCATCCCGAtcctgcgcgacgcggggcaggacgtgcccgcggagctcgacgacatggcgcgccgcggcggcggcagcgggaAGCCGTCGCGGGGTAGGGGCGGCGGTAGGGGCGGCGgtttccgcggcggcggcggcggctacggcgccgaccgcggcggtttccgcggaggcggcggcggctacggaggcggcggcggctacggaggcggcggcggctacggaggcggcggcggcggctactccaacggcggcggctacggcggcgggtaTTAA
- a CDS encoding predicted protein, giving the protein MATTAATKASFTALGLAGGFAVSALAAPHVAAEDHAWMNHATSPTVGYGTVDVANALLAALMPVARCLDMRDATTGKVYDVEIKTIGSQFTTSAIAMRLARNSAMVYSQVVGKWITEMAEIEAEADLHKGVYQRPVPVIQWAEPRKRAMQGFVRETCVQLARRLLERAAVAFLDARTCRKMIKDYARSATRKCVRASWEHGDLTRAGKALSMASTYARANVIVAGGEFVVASTIMAFFCRALYSSRRSGKGFDTADAKDDDTADDEDDEDAGDASTASLPGLAASEKKKGGKKATVAIDDSRLTFVVLELYARMLVGNAARGLCVVAGGAVGAGLVAALRAKDCGSWDPKWCGRMTIVGAALGEIVGASVGTRAQRSVPGVGPVVEALARKRK; this is encoded by the coding sequence ATggccaccaccgcggcgaccaagGCATCGTTCACGGCGTTGGGCCTCGCCGGCGGgttcgccgtctccgcgctaGCCGCgccccacgtcgccgcggaggatcATGCGTGGATGAACCACGCCACGTCCCCGACGGTCGGGTACGGaaccgtcgacgtcgccaacgcgctgctcgcggcgctcatgcccgtcgcgcgctgcCTCGACATGCGCGACGCCACCACCGGAAAGGTCTACGACGTGGAGATCAAGACCATCGGCTCGCAGTTCACCACGTCCGCGATCGCcatgcgcctcgcgcgcaaCTCCGCCATGGTCTACTCGCAGGTTGTGGGCAAGTGGATCACGGAGATGGCCGAGATTGAAGCCGAGGCTGACCTGCATAAAGGGGTGTACCAGCGCCCGGTTCCGGTGATCCAGTGGGCGGAACCCCGCAAGCGCGCGATGCAGGGGTTCGTACGCGAGACGTGCGTGCAGCTCGCGAGACGGCTGTTGGAGcgagccgcggtggcgttccTCGACGCCAGGACCTGTCGCAAGATGATCAAAGACTACGCCagatccgcgacgcgcaAGTGCGTTCGCGCGTCCTGGGAGCACGGCGACCTGACCCGTGCCGGGAAGGCGCTGAGCATGGCGTCCACCTACGCCCGCGCcaacgtcatcgtcgcgggcggggagtTCGTagtcgcgtcgacgatcaTGGCGTTCTTCTGCCGAGCGCTGtactcgtcgcggcgatcggggaAGGGTTTCGACACTGCAGACGCCAAGGATGACGACACTgcagacgacgaggacgacgaggacgccggcgacgcgtccaccgcctccttgCCCgggttggcggcgtcggagaagaagaagggcggcaagaaggcgaccgtcgccatcgacgacTCGAGACTGACGTTTGTGGTTTTGGAGCTCTACGCTCGAATGCTCGTCggcaacgcggcgaggggttTGTGCGTCGTGGCGGGTGGAGCTGTTGGGGCtgggctcgtcgccgcgctgcgcgccaagGACTGCGGGTCGTGGGATCCGAAGTGGTGCGGGCGCATGacgatcgtcggcgcggcgctcggagagatcgtcggcgcgagcgtcgggacGCGTGCGCAGCGGTCGGTTCCCGGGGTGGGCCCGGTGGTtgaggcgctggcgaggaagaggaagTGA